One window of Solwaraspora sp. WMMA2056 genomic DNA carries:
- a CDS encoding aldehyde dehydrogenase family protein translates to MTAVRIPGQPEVADGFLVSSHPATGTEIGRFPVADADAVAAAVTAARAASAWWVGIGHAQRRRRLLRWRSLIANRMTELAEVINREGGKPVADAVVEIAAAVEHIDWAAHHAKRVLGHRRTRTRLVTAEFSGHLEYQPLGVVGVIGPWNYPVVTPIGSIAYALAAGNAVVFKPSEYTPGIGQWLVDTFAEVVGEHPVLQIVHGLGDVGAALCGAGVDKIAFTGSSRTGRAVMAACAQTLTPVLIEAGGKDAMIVDDDADLEAAAEACVWGAMTNAGQSCIGIERVYVLDAVHDAFVTAVVDRAARLSVGTDPTDQLGPITMPGQLDVIRRHIDDAIAAGGRAVLGGPAAVRPPFVHPTVLVDVPHDCAAAREETFGPTVVINRVADIDEAIARTNDSRYGLGGAVFGKRRAIAVARRIRSGMVSVNSALTFAGFSELPFGGVGDSGFGRIHGEDGLKEFARAKAITYRRAPSLLPTTTFDRTAADVARIVTAIRLRYGRW, encoded by the coding sequence ATGACAGCGGTACGCATTCCCGGTCAGCCGGAGGTCGCCGACGGGTTCCTCGTCTCCTCGCACCCGGCCACCGGCACCGAGATCGGCCGGTTCCCGGTCGCCGACGCCGACGCCGTCGCCGCAGCGGTCACCGCCGCCCGCGCCGCGAGCGCCTGGTGGGTCGGGATCGGCCACGCGCAGCGGCGCCGCCGGCTGCTGCGCTGGCGGTCGCTGATCGCCAACCGGATGACCGAGCTCGCCGAGGTGATCAACCGGGAGGGCGGCAAGCCGGTCGCCGACGCCGTCGTCGAGATCGCCGCCGCCGTCGAGCACATCGACTGGGCGGCGCACCACGCCAAGCGGGTGCTCGGCCACCGGCGGACCCGTACCCGGCTGGTCACCGCCGAGTTCAGTGGTCACCTCGAGTACCAGCCACTCGGCGTGGTCGGGGTCATCGGCCCGTGGAACTACCCGGTCGTCACCCCGATCGGTTCGATCGCGTACGCGTTGGCCGCCGGCAACGCCGTCGTCTTCAAGCCCAGCGAGTACACCCCGGGCATCGGTCAATGGCTGGTCGACACGTTCGCCGAGGTGGTCGGCGAGCACCCCGTACTGCAGATCGTGCACGGCCTCGGCGACGTCGGCGCCGCGCTATGCGGCGCGGGTGTCGACAAGATCGCGTTCACCGGCTCGTCGCGCACCGGCCGGGCGGTGATGGCCGCCTGCGCGCAGACCCTCACCCCGGTGCTGATCGAGGCCGGCGGCAAGGACGCGATGATCGTCGACGACGACGCCGACCTCGAGGCGGCGGCCGAGGCGTGCGTCTGGGGCGCGATGACCAACGCCGGGCAGAGCTGCATCGGCATCGAGCGGGTCTACGTGCTCGACGCGGTGCACGACGCGTTCGTCACCGCCGTGGTGGACCGGGCCGCCCGGCTGAGCGTCGGCACCGACCCGACCGACCAGCTCGGCCCGATCACCATGCCCGGTCAGCTCGACGTCATCCGCCGGCACATCGACGACGCGATCGCCGCCGGCGGCCGGGCGGTGCTCGGCGGCCCGGCCGCGGTCCGCCCGCCGTTCGTGCACCCGACGGTGCTGGTCGACGTGCCGCACGACTGCGCCGCGGCCCGGGAGGAGACCTTCGGCCCCACCGTCGTGATCAACCGGGTCGCCGACATCGACGAGGCGATCGCCCGGACCAACGACAGCCGGTACGGGCTCGGCGGCGCGGTCTTCGGCAAGCGCCGGGCGATCGCGGTCGCCCGGCGGATCCGCAGCGGCATGGTCTCGGTCAACTCCGCGCTGACCTTCGCCGGCTTCAGCGAGCTGCCGTTCGGCGGGGTCGGCGACTCCGGGTTCGGTCGCATCCACGGCGAGGACGGCCTGAAGGAGTTCGCCCGGGCCAAGGCGATCACCTACCGGCGGGCCCCGTCGCTGCTGCCGACGACGACCTTCGACCGTACGGCGGCGGACGTGGCCCGGATCGTCACCGCGATCCGGCTGCGCTACGGCCGCTGGTGA
- a CDS encoding alpha/beta fold hydrolase, translated as MSEPIRSMSILPAERRDIELHTADGLTLVGELALPVDRPPVATLICLHPLPTHGGMMDSHVFRKAAWRLPALAGLAVLRFNTRGTASERGTSEGSFDNAEGERYDVAAAIEYAEFAELPRIWLVGWSFGTDLALRYGCDPAVTGAVLLSPPLRFATDADLATWSESGKPVTALVPELDDYLRPAAATERFAAIGQAEVVGVAGARHLWVGDVERVLDEVVRRVAPQVQVPLPTSWDGPMEVGDSSAYADRTVAAFADVPVTGPAQRDADADADADSA; from the coding sequence GTGAGCGAGCCGATCCGGTCCATGTCGATCCTGCCCGCCGAGCGCCGCGACATCGAGTTGCACACCGCCGACGGGCTGACCCTGGTCGGCGAGCTGGCGCTGCCGGTCGACCGCCCGCCGGTCGCCACGCTGATCTGCCTGCATCCGCTGCCGACCCACGGCGGCATGATGGACAGCCACGTGTTCCGCAAGGCGGCCTGGCGGCTGCCGGCGCTGGCCGGGCTGGCCGTGCTGCGGTTCAACACCCGGGGTACGGCCAGCGAACGCGGCACCAGCGAGGGCAGCTTCGACAACGCCGAGGGGGAGCGGTACGACGTCGCGGCGGCCATCGAGTACGCCGAGTTCGCCGAGCTGCCCCGGATCTGGCTGGTCGGCTGGTCGTTCGGCACCGACCTGGCCCTGCGGTACGGCTGCGACCCGGCGGTCACCGGGGCCGTCCTGCTGTCCCCGCCGCTGCGCTTCGCCACCGATGCGGACCTGGCCACCTGGTCGGAGTCGGGCAAGCCGGTGACCGCCCTGGTGCCGGAGCTGGACGACTACCTGCGACCGGCGGCGGCGACCGAACGGTTCGCCGCGATCGGTCAGGCGGAGGTGGTCGGGGTGGCGGGTGCCCGGCATCTGTGGGTCGGTGACGTCGAACGGGTGCTCGACGAGGTGGTACGGCGGGTCGCGCCGCAGGTGCAGGTGCCGTTGCCGACCAGTTGGGACGGCCCGATGGAGGTCGGTGACTCCAGCGCGTACGCCGACCGGACGGTCGCCGCCTTCGCGGACGTGCCGGTCACCGGTCCGGCGCAGCGCGACGCCGACGCCGACGCCGACGCCGACTCAGCCTGA
- a CDS encoding FHA domain-containing protein, which yields MSEHQSLLPLLQIVNGPTPGASYRLSAGNRVIGRDTGLDITIDDVKVSRCHATIEVGGGRTVLTDQASTNGTWVNELRIAQPTELRDGDRIRIGGIELRYYDPASALTDPVGTRLSLPTAVPSGVPVRPTTGLRSPLHAALGEPTQAMRPSRRPSLMLMAGLAAVFLVGWVTWLVVVIT from the coding sequence ATGTCCGAACATCAGTCGCTGTTACCTCTCCTGCAGATCGTCAACGGCCCGACCCCCGGGGCGAGTTACCGCCTCTCCGCCGGCAACCGGGTGATCGGCCGGGACACCGGCCTGGACATCACGATCGACGACGTCAAGGTCAGCCGGTGTCACGCCACGATCGAGGTGGGCGGCGGCCGTACCGTCCTCACCGACCAGGCCTCGACCAACGGGACCTGGGTCAACGAGCTGCGGATCGCCCAGCCCACCGAGCTGCGCGACGGCGACCGGATCCGCATCGGTGGGATCGAGTTGCGCTACTACGACCCCGCGTCGGCCCTGACCGACCCGGTCGGTACCAGGCTTTCGCTGCCGACCGCCGTGCCGTCGGGCGTACCGGTCCGGCCGACCACCGGCCTGCGGTCGCCGCTGCACGCCGCGCTCGGCGAACCCACCCAGGCGATGCGTCCGTCCCGCCGGCCCAGCCTGATGCTGATGGCCGGCCTCGCCGCGGTGTTCCTGGTCGGCTGGGTCACCTGGCTGGTCGTGGTGATCACCTGA
- a CDS encoding glycosyltransferase family 2 protein produces MSRPDVSVVIVSYNTRELILRCLTELYASLAGGPSESVTTQSGSVTTPSGSVSAEVVVVDNASTDGSADAVADRFPQVRLVRLTDNVGFGRGVNRGALASSGRYLLCLNPDTEPVGNPVATLVDFADRHPGHGMYTGRTLRPDGTDDNYSCWGLPTVWSTVGFATGLSTVLRGRAWADPEGLPGYDRRTVREVPALSGCLLLIERELFGRLGGFDPRYFLYSEDIDLSTRARALGARPVLTPDAQVVHLVGASSSSEGQRIRLLRGRSTYLRQHWSPTRARLGIGLLTAGVGLRALGRTLLGRDRSRGVDWVDVWRARGDWASGYPPVDEDRPTTERLAGLPR; encoded by the coding sequence GTGAGCCGCCCGGACGTCTCGGTCGTCATCGTCTCGTACAACACCCGCGAGCTGATCCTGCGTTGTCTGACCGAGCTGTACGCCAGCCTCGCCGGTGGCCCGTCGGAGTCGGTCACTACGCAGTCAGGGTCGGTCACCACGCCGTCGGGGTCGGTCAGCGCTGAGGTGGTGGTCGTCGACAACGCTTCCACCGACGGGTCGGCCGACGCCGTCGCCGACCGGTTCCCCCAGGTCAGGCTCGTCCGGCTCACCGACAACGTCGGGTTCGGCCGGGGCGTCAACCGGGGTGCGCTGGCCAGCTCCGGCCGCTACCTGCTCTGCCTCAACCCGGACACCGAGCCGGTCGGCAACCCGGTGGCCACCCTGGTCGACTTCGCCGACCGGCACCCCGGCCACGGCATGTACACCGGCCGGACGCTGCGCCCGGACGGCACCGACGACAACTACTCCTGCTGGGGTCTGCCGACGGTGTGGAGCACGGTCGGGTTCGCCACCGGGCTGTCGACCGTCCTACGCGGCAGGGCCTGGGCGGATCCGGAGGGGCTGCCGGGCTACGACCGGCGGACCGTCCGCGAGGTGCCGGCGCTCTCCGGCTGCCTGCTGCTGATCGAACGGGAGCTGTTCGGCCGGCTCGGCGGCTTCGACCCGCGCTACTTCCTCTACAGCGAGGACATCGACCTGAGCACCCGGGCCCGGGCACTCGGCGCCAGACCGGTGCTCACCCCGGACGCGCAGGTCGTCCACCTGGTCGGCGCCTCGTCCAGCTCCGAGGGGCAGCGCATCCGACTGCTCCGCGGCCGGTCGACCTACCTGCGGCAACACTGGTCGCCGACGCGCGCCAGGCTGGGGATCGGGTTGCTGACCGCCGGGGTCGGGCTCCGGGCGCTCGGCAGGACGCTGCTGGGCCGCGACCGGTCCCGAGGGGTCGACTGGGTCGACGTCTGGCGGGCCCGGGGCGACTGGGCATCCGGGTATCCGCCCGTCGACGAGGACCGGCCGACGACCGAACGGCTCGCCGGCCTCCCCCGCTGA
- a CDS encoding 3-hydroxyacyl-CoA dehydrogenase, with translation MARECNTVGVVGLGTMGAGIVEVFARNGVPVVAVEIDQTALDRGRANLTASTDRAVARGKLDPADRDALHARVTFAVGLAALSEVDLVVEAVPERLDLKQRLLAALDQACKPDAILATNTSSLSVTEIAVATSRPERVVGLHFFNPAPVMKLVEVVRTVVTDPAVVADVEALCRRLGKVGVTLGDRAGFIANWLLFGYLNQAIGMYESRYASREDIDTAMRLGCRLPMGPLALLDLIGLDTAYEVLDTMYRRGGRDRRHAPAPLLRQMVTAGLLGRKSGRGFYTYEAPGSSRLVVDDRTPSAGQPGRAGQQPAARESAGGAVPVRTVGIVGGGPTADHLAAASVAAGHTVVAVAYDGPGTDLAGLAAADLVVETIAGDLATTRALLAALDAACQPAAVLATTTSTLPVVDLAMATGRPEQVLGLHLPAPAPQGDLVEVVRTVRTAPPAVATVAGFCTGLGRTVVTCDDRAGQLVGALLTPYLNDAVRMLEAGYATADDIDAAMTLGCGYPTGPFALIDTLGLDTVLAVQEALYDETREPGLAPAPLLRHLVTAGRLGRHVGHGFRPHPQS, from the coding sequence ATGGCGCGCGAGTGCAACACGGTCGGAGTCGTCGGACTCGGCACGATGGGCGCGGGGATCGTGGAGGTCTTCGCCCGCAACGGCGTACCGGTGGTAGCGGTCGAGATCGACCAGACGGCGCTGGACCGGGGCCGGGCCAACCTGACCGCCTCCACCGACCGGGCCGTCGCCCGGGGCAAGCTCGACCCGGCCGACCGCGACGCCCTGCACGCGCGGGTCACCTTCGCCGTGGGGCTGGCCGCGCTGAGCGAGGTCGACCTGGTCGTCGAGGCGGTCCCGGAGCGACTCGACCTCAAACAACGCCTGCTCGCCGCCCTCGACCAGGCCTGCAAGCCGGACGCGATCCTGGCCACCAACACCTCCTCGCTGAGCGTCACCGAGATCGCGGTCGCCACCAGCCGCCCCGAACGGGTCGTCGGCCTGCACTTCTTCAACCCGGCACCGGTGATGAAGCTCGTCGAGGTGGTCCGCACGGTGGTCACCGACCCGGCGGTCGTCGCCGACGTCGAAGCGCTCTGCCGGCGGCTCGGCAAGGTCGGCGTGACGCTCGGCGACCGGGCCGGATTCATCGCCAACTGGCTGCTGTTCGGCTACCTCAACCAGGCGATCGGGATGTACGAGTCCCGGTACGCCAGTCGCGAGGACATCGACACGGCGATGCGACTGGGCTGCCGACTGCCGATGGGCCCGCTGGCGCTGCTCGACCTGATCGGCCTGGACACCGCCTACGAGGTGCTGGACACCATGTACCGCCGGGGTGGCCGGGACCGCCGGCACGCCCCGGCTCCGCTACTGCGCCAGATGGTCACCGCCGGGCTGCTGGGTCGCAAGTCCGGGCGGGGGTTCTACACCTACGAAGCGCCCGGCTCGTCGCGGCTCGTCGTCGACGACCGGACCCCGTCGGCCGGTCAACCTGGCCGGGCCGGTCAGCAGCCGGCTGCTCGTGAGTCGGCCGGTGGCGCGGTGCCGGTGCGTACCGTCGGAATCGTCGGCGGCGGACCGACCGCCGACCACCTCGCGGCGGCCAGCGTCGCCGCCGGGCACACCGTCGTCGCCGTCGCCTACGACGGCCCCGGCACCGACCTGGCCGGACTCGCCGCCGCCGACCTGGTCGTCGAGACGATCGCCGGGGACCTGGCGACCACCCGGGCGCTGCTCGCCGCGCTGGACGCCGCCTGCCAGCCGGCCGCCGTCCTGGCCACCACCACCTCGACACTGCCCGTCGTCGACCTGGCGATGGCCACCGGCCGGCCGGAACAGGTCCTCGGCCTGCACCTGCCCGCCCCGGCCCCGCAGGGCGACCTCGTCGAGGTGGTCCGCACGGTCCGCACCGCCCCGCCGGCCGTCGCCACCGTCGCAGGGTTCTGCACCGGCCTCGGTAGGACCGTGGTGACCTGCGACGACCGGGCCGGGCAGTTGGTCGGGGCGCTGCTGACGCCGTACCTCAACGACGCCGTCCGGATGCTGGAGGCCGGCTACGCGACGGCCGACGACATCGACGCGGCGATGACCCTCGGCTGCGGCTACCCGACCGGACCGTTCGCGCTGATCGACACTCTCGGCCTGGACACGGTGCTTGCCGTCCAGGAGGCGCTGTACGACGAGACGCGGGAACCGGGTCTCGCCCCGGCGCCGCTGCTACGGCACCTGGTGACCGCCGGCCGGCTCGGCCGGCACGTCGGCCACGGGTTCCGCCCGCACCCGCAGAGCTGA
- a CDS encoding DUF2786 domain-containing protein: protein MGIRNQQRRAAKKKAREQRQRLRQEAGGTAYPPFTAFAAAPTEADRIDDLLRAAAHAVAEDRAAAFDDAVAALVAADDRLVDQVVDAAFTQVLAALWRHGWMPADLLRVVRREHGKRPVGLVAGQLTAQLRGYAAATVAERWHRQLRELEIDVWGADPVDHRLTAWAGRSKLDRTAAVVSAAQALALLSGLPSLEPVAPPPGTVRPGDAGPDRGARTVTPDVSSVDERQLGRIRALLAKAESTEFPEEAEALSAKAQELMTRHSIDHALLAAAARAGDTAPTPIAVRIGLDAPYEQAKAFLLQQVAEANRCRSVWSGRLGFATVVGFAADCESVELLHTSLLVQATAAMLRNGSQRGRSGQSTTRSFRQSFLEAYAVRIGQRLSAVADDAGRAAAARTGTDLVPVLAARDEQVRQTTEQLFPELGARMISGNNQAGWVAGTAAADQASLGTRAPVTR, encoded by the coding sequence GTGGGCATTCGCAACCAGCAGCGCCGGGCGGCCAAGAAGAAGGCCCGCGAGCAGCGCCAACGCCTGCGGCAGGAGGCTGGCGGTACGGCGTACCCGCCGTTCACCGCCTTCGCCGCCGCGCCGACCGAGGCGGACCGGATCGACGACCTGCTGCGGGCGGCCGCGCACGCGGTGGCCGAGGACCGGGCCGCGGCGTTCGACGACGCCGTCGCGGCGTTGGTCGCCGCTGACGACCGGCTGGTCGACCAGGTGGTGGACGCCGCCTTCACACAGGTCCTCGCCGCCCTGTGGCGGCACGGCTGGATGCCCGCCGACCTGCTGCGGGTCGTCCGGCGGGAGCACGGCAAACGCCCGGTCGGCCTGGTCGCCGGGCAGCTGACGGCGCAACTGCGCGGGTACGCGGCGGCGACCGTCGCCGAGCGCTGGCACCGGCAACTGCGGGAGCTGGAGATCGACGTCTGGGGCGCCGATCCGGTCGACCACCGGCTGACCGCCTGGGCCGGCCGGTCCAAGCTGGACCGTACGGCGGCGGTGGTGTCGGCGGCGCAGGCGCTCGCCCTGCTGTCGGGACTGCCGTCGCTGGAACCGGTCGCCCCGCCCCCGGGCACCGTCCGTCCCGGTGACGCCGGCCCGGACCGTGGAGCACGGACGGTCACGCCAGATGTCTCCAGCGTGGACGAACGTCAGCTCGGCCGGATCCGGGCGTTGCTGGCCAAGGCCGAGTCCACCGAGTTCCCGGAGGAGGCCGAGGCGTTGTCGGCCAAGGCGCAGGAGCTGATGACCCGGCACAGCATCGACCACGCGCTGCTGGCCGCCGCCGCGCGGGCCGGGGACACCGCGCCGACGCCGATCGCCGTACGGATCGGCCTCGACGCGCCGTACGAGCAGGCCAAGGCGTTCCTGCTGCAGCAGGTCGCGGAGGCGAACCGGTGCCGGTCGGTGTGGTCGGGGCGGCTCGGCTTCGCCACCGTGGTCGGCTTCGCTGCGGACTGCGAGTCGGTGGAGCTGCTGCACACCTCGCTGCTGGTCCAGGCGACCGCGGCGATGCTGCGCAACGGGTCGCAGCGGGGCCGGTCCGGTCAGTCGACGACCCGGTCGTTCCGCCAGTCGTTCCTGGAGGCGTACGCGGTCCGGATCGGCCAGCGGCTGAGCGCGGTCGCCGACGACGCCGGCCGGGCGGCGGCCGCCCGGACCGGCACCGACCTGGTGCCGGTGCTGGCGGCCCGCGACGAGCAGGTCCGGCAGACCACCGAGCAGCTCTTCCCGGAGCTGGGTGCGCGGATGATCTCCGGCAACAACCAGGCCGGCTGGGTCGCCGGTACGGCCGCCGCCGATCAGGCCAGCCTGGGCACCCGCGCGCCGGTCACCCGCTGA